One genomic window of candidate division KSB1 bacterium includes the following:
- a CDS encoding flippase-like domain-containing protein, with protein MRRFLSALLKLVVSATVIVFLLRRIGVDAVTQQLGTADIGWLVTALVVFAASNVLGAIQWRWFLAARGIALSLPTVLAYYHVGLFFNNFLLGYVGGDVFRIYDAARASGKPVEAASAVFLDRLVGFVALTTMAVVGSVVWFSLFRVGGAVALGSVLLLAAWCAAFVALFHPRVARKLFAAVKFFFPSPLRGRLNGLYWQLNAFRHDRWLLARAYGLSLAIQALRVMVHVFTALAVGMRANMLYFAVFIPIIALISSLPVTFGGIGIREQTGVTLFGRVGLPPAQAMATEFLAYLVGVFSSLPGGVYFLLRREQLKPVPQLPVTNGEESHPCLQPQR; from the coding sequence GTGCGACGCTTCCTATCAGCGCTGCTGAAGCTGGTTGTAAGCGCGACGGTCATCGTCTTCCTCCTGAGGCGGATCGGGGTTGATGCCGTCACCCAGCAGCTTGGCACGGCGGATATCGGATGGCTCGTCACGGCTTTGGTGGTCTTCGCGGCCAGCAACGTTCTGGGAGCGATCCAATGGCGCTGGTTTCTGGCCGCGCGCGGGATCGCGCTATCGCTGCCTACCGTTTTGGCTTACTACCACGTGGGTCTGTTCTTCAATAACTTCCTCCTCGGCTACGTGGGAGGTGATGTATTTCGGATTTACGACGCGGCCAGAGCCTCGGGCAAACCGGTCGAGGCTGCGTCTGCAGTGTTCCTGGACCGTCTGGTCGGATTTGTGGCTTTGACAACCATGGCCGTAGTAGGAAGTGTGGTATGGTTCAGCCTTTTTCGCGTCGGGGGCGCTGTGGCTCTGGGCTCCGTCCTTCTCCTGGCTGCGTGGTGTGCTGCATTTGTGGCCCTGTTTCACCCCCGCGTGGCTCGAAAGCTGTTCGCAGCAGTGAAGTTCTTCTTTCCAAGCCCGCTCCGCGGTCGCCTGAACGGTCTTTACTGGCAGCTGAATGCTTTTCGCCACGACCGATGGCTCCTGGCCCGGGCGTATGGCTTATCCCTGGCTATCCAGGCCTTGCGGGTGATGGTCCATGTGTTCACAGCCCTCGCTGTCGGGATGCGAGCAAACATGCTCTACTTCGCCGTGTTCATTCCCATCATCGCTCTCATCTCCAGCCTGCCAGTTACATTCGGTGGGATCGGGATCCGGGAGCAGACGGGCGTTACGCTTTTCGGTCGTGTCGGTTTGCCCCCGGCCCAGGCAATGGCTACGGAGTTTCTTGCCTACCTTGTGGGCGTCTTCTCAAGTTTGCCCGGGGGTGTGTATTTCCTCCTAAGAAGGGAACAACTGAAACCCGTCCCACAACTGCCTGTAACGAACGGTGAAGAAAGTCACCCTTGCCTCCAACCGCAGAGGTGA
- a CDS encoding universal stress protein, whose translation MPQLRTILYPTDFSPCAEKAFEHALLLTRAFQARLILFHAVVMFQETIPVPEVEGALEKLYSTLEDRAASRFPETGAGIEVERVVARGISAAEEIVGFAEQNDVDLVVMGTHGRRHLAHLFLGSVTERVLHSTKRSVLCVREEAKPVSLGAGYRTIVTAIDFSEHSRKAALWAGTLADRFGSELHFVHVVEDSIHPAYYLTGKTSLTELIPEIRPKSQEAMQKLAAELGLDPARVHVVVREGNASSEIAKYCREADADLLCTGTRGLRGLESVLLGGTAERLARSSPCAVLVVK comes from the coding sequence ATGCCGCAGCTCAGGACGATTCTTTACCCTACGGACTTCTCACCCTGCGCGGAAAAGGCGTTTGAGCACGCTCTGCTTTTGACCAGAGCCTTTCAGGCCCGGTTGATTCTTTTCCACGCGGTGGTGATGTTTCAGGAGACAATTCCCGTACCGGAGGTAGAGGGAGCGCTGGAGAAGCTTTACAGCACGCTTGAGGACCGTGCTGCGAGCCGCTTCCCGGAAACAGGAGCGGGTATCGAGGTGGAGAGAGTCGTGGCGAGGGGGATCAGTGCAGCGGAAGAGATCGTGGGGTTCGCTGAGCAGAACGACGTCGACCTCGTGGTTATGGGAACCCACGGGCGGCGCCACCTCGCGCATCTTTTTCTGGGCAGTGTGACGGAGCGAGTACTCCACAGCACAAAGCGCAGTGTGCTTTGCGTTCGGGAAGAAGCCAAGCCCGTATCTCTGGGCGCGGGCTACCGGACGATCGTAACGGCGATCGACTTTTCCGAGCACAGCCGGAAGGCGGCCCTGTGGGCCGGCACTCTTGCCGATCGATTCGGTTCGGAACTTCACTTCGTGCACGTGGTGGAGGATTCGATCCACCCTGCGTACTACCTGACCGGCAAGACCTCACTCACCGAGCTCATCCCGGAGATTCGCCCAAAATCCCAGGAGGCCATGCAAAAGCTCGCCGCCGAGCTGGGACTCGACCCTGCCCGCGTCCACGTGGTTGTGCGGGAGGGGAATGCGAGTTCAGAGATCGCAAAGTACTGTCGCGAAGCGGATGCAGACCTACTCTGCACGGGAACCCGTGGTTTGAGGGGCCTGGAATCCGTTCTACTGGGCGGTACGGCGGAGAGGTTGGCTCGGAGTTCCCCGTGCGCCGTGCTCGTCGTGAAATAA
- the selD gene encoding selenide, water dikinase SelD encodes MNATPDKRKRLTETVRCAGUASKMSPAELGQLLEKLPHYQHPKVLIGTHPADDAGVYLLQPDLALVQTVDFFTPIVDDAYAYGQIAAANALSDVYAMGATPISALNIVGFHRKHFELDVLLEILRGGADKAAEAGVPILGGHTIQDEELKYGLAVTGVVHPDRIITKAGVRPGDQLILTKALGTGIATTALKAGKDLGPLLQEIVGSMSTLNRIASETMVEFGVRAATDITGFGLLGHAYEMAVASGVSLRFYLEEVPHFQGVLELAAAGHIPGGTANNRLYLEGRVIFESQLAWEEEMLLFDAQTSGGLLIACPGDRAHDLLRALHERGVGCARAIGEAVDEQPPRLFVRRSRA; translated from the coding sequence ATGAACGCCACTCCGGATAAGCGCAAGAGATTGACGGAAACGGTGCGCTGTGCGGGCTGAGCCTCCAAGATGAGCCCGGCGGAGCTGGGCCAACTCCTGGAGAAGCTACCCCACTACCAGCACCCAAAGGTACTGATCGGGACTCACCCTGCCGACGACGCCGGCGTCTACCTTTTGCAGCCCGATCTAGCCCTTGTGCAAACCGTGGATTTCTTCACGCCGATCGTCGATGACGCGTATGCCTATGGCCAGATTGCCGCGGCGAACGCACTCTCGGATGTCTACGCCATGGGAGCCACCCCTATATCCGCCCTCAATATCGTGGGCTTCCACCGGAAGCACTTCGAACTCGACGTTCTGCTGGAGATTCTTCGCGGGGGGGCGGATAAGGCCGCCGAGGCGGGCGTCCCGATCCTCGGAGGCCATACGATTCAGGACGAGGAGCTCAAGTACGGCCTTGCCGTTACGGGCGTTGTCCACCCGGACCGAATCATCACCAAAGCCGGAGTACGGCCCGGTGATCAGCTGATTCTCACCAAGGCCCTCGGCACAGGAATCGCAACCACCGCGCTCAAAGCCGGAAAGGATCTCGGGCCGCTCCTCCAAGAGATTGTGGGGTCAATGAGTACCCTGAATCGAATTGCCTCGGAAACGATGGTAGAATTTGGGGTGCGCGCTGCCACGGACATCACCGGCTTTGGACTTCTGGGCCACGCGTACGAGATGGCAGTTGCCTCAGGCGTGAGCCTTCGGTTCTACCTCGAGGAGGTGCCCCACTTCCAGGGGGTCCTTGAGCTGGCAGCGGCAGGGCACATCCCAGGGGGCACAGCCAACAACCGGCTCTATCTGGAAGGGCGGGTGATCTTTGAAAGCCAGCTTGCCTGGGAAGAGGAAATGTTATTGTTCGATGCCCAGACGTCTGGAGGGCTCTTGATCGCCTGTCCCGGGGATCGGGCACACGATTTACTTCGCGCGCTCCACGAGCGGGGTGTGGGCTGTGCCCGAGCGATTGGCGAGGCGGTCGACGAACAACCGCCACGCCTCTTTGTGCGACGGTCTCGTGCTTAG